The proteins below are encoded in one region of Tursiops truncatus isolate mTurTru1 chromosome 12, mTurTru1.mat.Y, whole genome shotgun sequence:
- the RFPL4B gene encoding ret finger protein-like 4B produces the protein MANRLQEEAACPVCQEVFLNPIALSCAHTFCFDCMQSWMEEQKDLKLICPVCRGVNENPPLEEWQVGELILLITQHGSQLEQGLHVNDEYLKFWEDITLDAATANPFLVLSDDLRSVQCGKICQNLMEDPQRFAYWACILGTPCFSSGCHYWVVEVGEGNEWALGVCKKSVDRKRKSGFSSEHGFWIISMKAGIIYTCSIPETRIPASPGLSQVGIFLDIELEEIKFFDVSNDALIYIHSNFSCLEPLCPFFSPELPGEGDNGGPLTICPSGTHPFLENSCEVNEISDVRNVRVTQEETIL, from the coding sequence ATGGCCAACCGTCTGCAAGAGGAGGCAGCCTGTCCAGTCTGTCAGGAGGTTTTCCTCAACCCCATTGCTCTCTCCTGTGCCCACACTTTCTGCTTTGATTGCATGCAAAGTTGGATGGAAGAACAGAAGGATCTGAAATTGATCTGTCCCGTATGTCGAGGCGTCAATGAGAATCCTCCTTTGGAGGAATGGCAAGTTGGAGAACTGATTCTTCTCATCACACAGCATGGTTCCCAACTGGAGCAGGGTCTGCATGTGAATGACGAGTACCTGAAGTTCTGGGAGGACATAACTCTGGATGCAGCCACCGCCAACCCCTTTCTTGTCCTCTCTGATGACCTAAGGAGTGTCCAGTGTGGGAAGATCTGCCAGAACCTGATGGAAGATCCCCAGAGATTTGCATACTGGGCTTGTATCCTGGGCACTCCGTGCTTCTCCTCTGGCTGCCATTACTGGGTGGTAGAAGTGGGAGAGGGGAATGAGTGGGCTCTGGGGGTCTGCAAAAAATCGGTtgacaggaagaggaagagcgGTTTTTCCTCTGAACATGGCTTCTGGATCATCAGCATGAAGGCAGGAATAATCTATACCTGCTCCATCCCAGAAACCAGAATTCCTGCAAGCCCTGGCCTTAGCCAAGTAGGAATTTTTCTAGATATTGAGTTGGAAGAAATCAAGTTTTTTGATGTTAGCAATGATGCCCTCATCTACATACACAGTAATTTCTCCTGTTTGGAGCCTTTGTGTCCATTCTTTAGTCCTGAGCTCCCCGGAGAAGGTGATAATGGTGGCCCCCTAACCATCTGTCCATCAGGAACTCATCCCTTCCTAGAAAACTCCTGTGAGGTGAATGAGATCTCTGATGTGAGAAATGTCAGAGTGACCCAAGAAGAGACAATTTTGTAG